The sequence GAGCCTATTCGATGATGATCGCCCCACGCAGCCGTCCGCCCACGAGATCGGCAGCGACCTGTCGTTACTATCGGTCGACGAGCTGAAAAGCCGCGTTGCATTGCTTCAGGGCGAGATCGCCCGGCTGGAAGAAGAAATCGCCACCAAGACCTCCGGCCGCAAGGCGGCGGATAGCCTTTTCCGCTTCTGAGCCATCGTTCCAGGGTGCATCGCCGCAGCCCAAAATTTGGGCGGCGCAGTTCTGGATCAAGACATGGTCAACCGAATATTAAGCTTTACGACATATTACTAGGACCATCCAGATTCGCTCTGGACTCAGACAGTTCCTCCACTTGGCGAATTGGTCTGATTTTTCTCCCTGTTTTACCTTGAGAGCCGCTTTTGCGGCTCTTCTTTTTTGTCCTGTATCACGGACCTTGCCGAAACTGTGGAGATTAACCCTTTCTTAAGAATCGCCTTGCGAATTTCAGTTAAAACAACCATCTTAAAGTCATAAAAGCGGATGCCGAAAGCTCTTAGGGACTTGACCGGCCTTTCCTGAACAAAAGTGTTGCGTGAAGCAGGGATTTATTCGATGTCGGAACTTGGATTGAACACGATCAGCTTTGCTGGCCACGCCGCATCGTCGGCACAGTTCAGGGCGCTCTATTCTGAAGGCATGTCGCTGGTCGAAGAAACTGCCGGCTATCTCGACGGCCAGGGCCGCGTCGCTTCCAAGGTTCTGCCGCGCATGGCCTCCGTGCTCTACGCCGCCGAATCTATGCGGCTGACGACCCGTCTCATGCAGATGGCCTCCTGGCTGCTGCTCCAGCGCGCCGTCAACAATGGCGAAATGTCGCGCGATCAGGTGCTGGCCGAAAAGAACAAGGTTCGCCTCGACGGCTTCAACGTCGACCGCACGGCACCCGGCTGGAATGACCTGCCGGAATCCTTCCGCGATCTCGTCGAGCGTTCGCTGCGCCTGCAGAACCGCGTCGCCATCCTCGATCGCGAGATCTATCGTCCTACGGAACCTGCAATCGTTCCGGACAACCAGAACAGCGTCAAGGCACAGCTGACCCTGCTGCAGACCGCCTTCGGCGGCAACTGAGCTTCAGACAATCCGCAATGAATTTGAACCGGTCGCGCCTGACGTGGCCGGTTTTGTTTTGGGCAATCATCCAATCCGCAGCAAACCACATGCGGTGTTAAGCCTTAAGTAGAAACTAGGCAAAGCTTGACGGATTCCGCGAAATATCTTTAAAAGAGAGCGCCTGCCTCTCTACTGGAAGGCGGGCAAGCCGAAAACGAACCCGCATGGAGGACCCCAATGCGCCGACTCACTTCTCACGAAAATCAAATCCGAAATTCTGAGAAGATGATGAACCATGCGCACATTGAATCTGGGCATCCTCGCCCATGTAGACGCGGGCAAGACTAGCCTCACAGAGCGACTCCTTTTTGATACCGGCATAATCGACAAGCTCGGCAGCGTTGACGCCGGCAGCACGCAGACAGATAGCCTCGAACTCGAAAGACAGCGCGGTATTACCATTGCCGCCGCGGTGGTCTCGTTCACCGTCGGTGACGTGACGGTGAACCTCATCGATACGCCGGGACATCCGGACTTCATTGCCGAGATCGAACGGGTGCTGCAGCTGCTCGATGCGGCAGTGGTCGTCGTTTCGGCAGTCGAGGGCGTGCAATCGCAGACCCGCGTGCTCGTCAGGGCATTGCGCCGCCTCAGAATCCCCTTCATCTTCTTCATCAACAAGGTCGACCGCCTCGGCGCGCGCTATGATGAGGTGCTTGAGGATATTGCGACGCAGCTGGCGGTTCGCTCCATTCCGATGTCGATCGTCCATGATGCCGGCAGCAGGCTCGCCACGGTGGAAACCGCCGATCTCGGAAGCGATCCGCATTTCTCGCGCATCTGCGAAGCCCTTTCAGTCAACGACGAGCTCTTCCTGAAAGATTATGTTCTGGCTCCCGAGCGCCTGACACGGCAGAGGCTGGAGCAAGCCCTTGTCGATCAGGTGGGGAAGTCTCTGATTCATCCGGCATTCGCCGGCGCGGCGACGCGGGGCCTCGGCATCCCTACCCTGATTTCGGCGATCCAGACTTTGCTGCCCGGCCGTCAGCCGAACCATGACGGTCCGGTTTCCGGGACGATCTTC comes from Rhizobium tropici CIAT 899 and encodes:
- a CDS encoding DUF1192 domain-containing protein; translation: MSLFDDDRPTQPSAHEIGSDLSLLSVDELKSRVALLQGEIARLEEEIATKTSGRKAADSLFRF
- a CDS encoding DUF1465 family protein, which translates into the protein MSELGLNTISFAGHAASSAQFRALYSEGMSLVEETAGYLDGQGRVASKVLPRMASVLYAAESMRLTTRLMQMASWLLLQRAVNNGEMSRDQVLAEKNKVRLDGFNVDRTAPGWNDLPESFRDLVERSLRLQNRVAILDREIYRPTEPAIVPDNQNSVKAQLTLLQTAFGGN